In Providencia hangzhouensis, the DNA window GCACCGGGTGTACTGAAAATTGTTAAGGTTTATCTGGCTGTTAAACGTCAGATCCAACCGGGTGATAAAATGGCGGGTCGCCATGGTAACAAAGGTGTTATCTCAAAAATCAACCCAGTTGAAGACATGCCTTACGATGAAAACGGTAACCCAGTTGATATCGTTCTGAACCCGCTGGGCGTACCATCACGTATGAACATCGGTCAGATTTTGGAAACCCACTTAGGGATGGCAGCGAAAGGTATTGGTGAGAAAATCAATGCTATGCTTAAACAGCAAGAAGAAGTTGCCAAACTGCGTGAGTTTATCCAAAAAGCATACGATTTAGGTGATGATCCACGCCAGAAAGTTGATTTGAACACTTTCACTGACGAAGAAGTTATGCGTTTGGCTGAGAACCTGAAAAAAGGTATGCCAATTGCAACACCAGTATTTGATGGTGCGAAAGAGAAAGAAATCAAAGAACTGCTGAAACTGGGCGGTCTGCCGACTTCAGGTCAGATTACATTATTCGATGGTCGTACTGGCGAGCGTTTTGAGCGTCAAGTTACTGTCGGCTACATGTACATGCTGAAACTGAACCACTTGGTTGACGATAAGATGCATGCCCGTTCAACAGGTTCTTACAGCTTGGTTACTCAGCAACCGCTGGGTGGTAAAGCGCAGTTCGGTGGTCAGCGTTTCGGGGAGATGGAAGTGTGGGCACTGGAAGCATACGGTGCAGCCTATACTCTTCAAGAAATGCTTACAGTTAAATCGGATGACGTTAACGGCCGTACGAAGATGTATAAAAACATCGTCGATGGTAGCCATCAGATGGAACCTGGTATGCCGGAATCTTTCAACGTATTGCTGAAAGAAATCCGTTCACTGGGTATCAACATCGAGCTGGAAGACGAGTAATTCGTTTTATGCCGGAAAGCTTGCTTTCCGGCACATGTAAGCACTGGGATTTGGGGAGAGTGTCTTTGAATACTCACCTGACAGGTCTAACTCCGACAGGAGCATTTTGTGAAAGACTTAATAAAGTTTCTGAAAGCGCAAACCAAGACCGAAGAGTTTGATGCTATCAAGATTGCTCTGGCATCACCTGATATGATCCGTTCATGGTCATTCGGTGAAGTTAAAAAGCCAGAAACCATTAACTACCGTACGTTCAAACCTGAGCGTGACGGTCTTTTCTGTGCGCGTATTTTCGGGCCAGTAAAAGACTATGAATGTCTGTGCGGTAAGTACAAACGTTTAAAACACCGCGGTGTGATTTGTGAGAAGTGTGGCGTAGAAGTTACACAGACCAAAGTCCGTCGTGAGCGCATGGGTCACATTGAACTTGCATCTCCGACTGCACACATTTGGTTCTTAAAATCACTGCCATCCCGTATCGGTTTGCTGCTTGATATGCCACTGCGTGATATCGAACGCGTTCTGTACTTTGAATCATATGTGGTTGTTGAAGGCGGTATGACTAGCCTTGAGCGTGCACAGATTCTGACAGAAGAGCAATATTTAGATGCGTTGGAAGAGTTCGGTGACGAATTTGATGCGAAAATGGGTGCGGAAGCAATCCAAGGCCTGCTGAAAAACCTCGATCTTGAGAACGAGTGTGAAACGCTGCGTGAAGAGTTAAACGAAACTAATTCTGAGACTAAGCGTAAGAAGCTGACTAAGCGTATCAAACTGCTGGAAGCATTTATTCAATCTGGTAACAAACCAGAGTGGATGATCTTAAACGTGCTGCCAGTATTACCACCGGATCTGCGTCCATTAGTTCCACTGGATGGTGGTCGTTTCGCAACATCAGATCTGAACGATCTATATCGTCGCGTAATCAACCGTAATAACCGTCTGAAACGTCTTCTGGATCTGGCTGCGCCAGACATCATCGTACGTAACGAAAAACGTATGCTGCAAGAAGCGGTTGACGCCCTGTTAGATAACGGTCGTCGTGGTCGCGCAATCACTGGTTCTAACAAACGTCCTCTGAAATCTTTGGCAGATATGATCAAAGGTAAACAAGGTCGTTTCCGTCAGAACTTACTTGGTAAGCGTGTTGACTACTCAGGTCGTTCTGTTATCACCGTAGGTCCATACCTGCGCCTGCATCAGTGCGGTCTGCCGAAGAAAATGGCTCTTGAGTTATTCAAACCATTTATCTATGGCAAATTAGAATTACGTGGTCTGGCTACAACCATTAAAGCTGCGAAGAAAATGGTTGAGCGCGAAGAAGCGGTTGTTTGGGATATCTTGGATGAAGTCATCCGTGAACACCCAGTCATGTTGAACCGTGCACCAACACTTCACCGTCTGGGTATCCAAGCTTTCGAACCTATTCTTATCGAAGGTAAAGCTATCCAATTGCACCCACTCGTTTGTGCGGCATATAACGCCGACTTCGATGGAGACCAAATGGCGGTACACGTTCCTCTGACTCTGGAAGCTCAGTTAGAAGCACGTGCGTTGATGATGTCAACCAACAACATCCTGTCACCTGCAAGTGGTGAGCCGATCATCGTTCCTTCTCAGGACGTTGTATTGGGTCTTTACTACATGACACGTGACTGCGTAAACGCGAAAGGCGAGGGCATGGTATTAGCCGGTCCTAAAGAAGCTGAGCGTGTTTACCGTTCAGGTCATGCATCACTGCATGCCCGCGTTAAAGTCCGTATCACTGAAGAAGTAAAAGATTCGGAAGGTAACATTACAATCAACACTGGTTTAGTTGACACCACTGTTGGTCGTGCAATTTTATGGATGATCGTACCGAAAGGTCTGCCTTATGCTCTGGTAAACCAAGCGTTAGGTAAGAAAGCTATCTCCAAAATGCTGAACACCTGTTACCGTGTTCTGGGCCTGAAGCCTACTGTTATTTTTGCTGACCAAATCATGTATACCGGTTTTGCCTATGCGGCACGTTCTGGTGCATCAGTTGGTATCGACGATATGGTTATTCCAGAGAAAAAAGCTGGGATCATCGCCGAAGCAGAAGCTGAAGTTGCAGAAATTCAGGAACAGTTCCAGTCTGGTCTGGTAACAGCAGGCGAACGTTACAACAAAGTTATCGATATCTGGGCAGCAGCAAACGAACGTGTTGCTAAAGCGATGATGGAAAACTTGTCGACTGAAGCGGTTATTAACCGTGATGGCGTCGAAGAACAACAAGTTTCTTTCAACAGTATCTTTATGATGGCCGACTCCGGTGCTCGTGGTTCTGCAGCTCAGATTCGTCAGCTAGCAGGTATGCGTGGTCTGATGGCTAAGCCAGATGGCTCCATCATCGAAACACCAATCACGGCAAACTTCCGTGAAGGTCTGAACGTTCTTCAGTACTTTATCTCTACGCACGGTGCGCGTAAAGGTCTTGCCGATACCGCATTGAAAACAGCGAACTCCGGTTATCTGACTCGTCGTTTAGTTGACGTTGCACAGGACTTGGTTGTGACTGAAGACGACTGTGGAACTCATGAAGGTATCCTGATGACTCCGGTTATCGAGGGTGGCGACGTTAAAGAACCACTGCGTGAGCGTGTATTGGGTCGTGTGACTGCAGAAGATATCCTGATCCCAGGAACGGCAGATATTCTGGTTCCACGTAATACATTACTGCACGAAAAACTGTGTGACCTGTTAGAAGCTAACTCAGTCGACAGCGTTAAAGTTCGTTCAGTTGTAAGTTGTGAAACTGACTTCGGTGTGTGTGCTCACTGTTATGGTCGTGACCTTGCTCGTGGTCATATCATCAACAAAGGTGAAGCTATCGGTGTTATCGCGGCACAGTCAATCGGTGAGCCGGGTACACAGTTAACGATGCGTACGTTCCACATCGGGGGTGCGGCATCTCGTGCGGCGGCAGAATCTAGCATTCAAGTCCGTAACACAGGTACTCTGAAGCTGGTTAACGCGAAATTCGTTACTAACACAGAAGGCAAACTGGTTATTACTTCACGTAATACAGAGCTGCGTCTGATTGACGAATTCGGTCGTACGAAAGAAAGCTATAAAGTCCCTTACGGTGCACACTTGACCAAAGGTGATGGCGAGGCTGTAACGGGCGGCGAAACTGTTGCGAACTGGGATCCACATACCATGCCAGTCGTCAGTGAAGTTTCTGGTTTCATCAGCTTCTCTGACATGCTTGATGGTCAAACAATGACGCGTCAGACTGATGAATTAACCGGTCTGTCTTCAATCGTTGTTCTGGATACTGCGGAACGTACCAGTGGTGGTAAAGACTTGCGTCCTGCTCTGCGTGTTATTGACGCAAATGGTAACGATGTTCTTATCCCTAACACGGACATGCCAACTCAGTACTTCTTACCGGGTAAAGCAATTGTTCAGTTAGACGATGGCGTTGCTATTAATGCGGGTGATACTTTAGCGCGTATTCCACAAGAATCTGTGGGTACTAAAGATATCACGGGTGGTCTACCACGCGTAGCTGACTTGTTCGAAGCTCGTCGTCCGAAAGAGCCTGCAATCTTGGCTGAAATCAGCGGTATTATCTCGTTTGGTAAAGAAACCAAAGGGAAACGTCGTCTGGTTATCACACCATTAGATGGTAGCGATCCGTACGAAGAGATGATCCCTAAATGGCGTCAACTCAACGTGTTCGAAGGTGAGATCGTTGAACGCGGTGACGTGGTTTCCGATGGTCCAGAATCTCCACACGATATTCTGCGTCTGCGTGGTGTCCATGCTGTTACGCGTTATATCACTAACGAGGTTCAGGAAGTTTACCGCTTACAAGGCGTTAAGATTAACGATAAACACATTGAAGTTATCGTTCGTCAGATGCTGCGTAAAGTGACTATCGCGGATGCAGGAAGTTCTGAATTCCTCGAAGGTGAACAAGTCGAGTACTCACGTGTTAAAGTTTCTAACCGTAAACTGGAACAAGAAGGCAAAATTCCAGCGAATTTTGCTCGTGACCTGTTGGGTATTACTAAGGCATCTCTGGCAACAGAATCCTTTATCTCAGCAGCATCGTTCCAAGAAACGACACGCGTACTGACTGAAGCCGCAGTTGCGGGTAAACGTGACGAATTACGTGGTCTGAAAGAAAACGTAATTGTTGGACGCCTGATCCCAGCAGGTACTGGTTTTGCGTATCACCAAGACCGTATCCGCCGCCGTCATCTGAACGACGTTGTGGATGCACCACAAGTCAGTGCAGACGAAGCAACAGCAAACTTAGCTGAGCTGTTAAATGCAGGTTTTAGCAGTGACAACCAGAACTAATTTCTGATTTCACTGTAAAACGCCTGACAAAAGCCAGTGCCGAAAGGTACTGGCTTTTTTTATGTCTTAGGTTTATCTGAATATGTAACGCGTATTTCTATTTTTAAAATATATCCAGCAGTAAAAAAAATGAATAATAAATTGCTTGGCTAAAAATAAACGGTAATAAAAATTATTTTTAAATTATTTAATAGGAATATGCGATGGATAAAAAAAAGACAAATGAACAGGTTGATGTGAATCAAGCTAATCTCTCGGCTTATCATGGAATATTATCAGACTCATTAGGGGCCATAAATACATCTCAGATAGTGACGGGAAATGGGCAAATTGCATTAGATTTAGTTGTTGTTATTGATACTAGTGGCTCAATGTCTGATGAGGCAGGGGATTTAAGTAAACAGATTGATGCGACGATTGAGGCGGCATCAGCAAAGTGTCCATCCCACCTTCGGGCGACATTTTTAGGTATCGAAGGGACTTGGGCAAATACGAAGTTTGATCAATCTGCCAGTGAATATTTAATTAAGATCGGTGCGAACGAAAGGGATCTGCAAGCAAGATTACCGTTTAAAGAATCCGATGGGCGAGATCATGCTGGAAATAAAGAAGATTTATGTCGTGCGGTTATTGATATTAGTAAACACTTTGATTGGCGAGATGATGCGCGTAGGGCTATTTTTGTGCTGGGTGATGAAGGGATGGAAGGTGGCGGTGGAATTCTTACTCGTGCTGCGATTGCAAAAAATAATGAAGCCATATCTGTCGCTCAAGAAAGAGGAATTAAGGTGTATACCTACCAAGGTACACCGGATGATAGCCCAACAAATCTAGATCGTTTTCCGACTCTTGCTGATAGAGATAACGTGACGAGGGAGTATGAACGACTAGCCAAAGAAACCGACGGACGTGCGTACATTTACACCACAGGGATTGCAAATTTCTCGTTGGTTTTACAGGAAATATTATGTGATAGCTTAATACCACCAGCCAAACCAGATCGAAGGCTTTCAGAGTGTGATTCTGTCTGTGAAAACTTGCCACTCATTATAAATACTGTGAATACATTGTCTGATATTATAAAAAAGACCATAGATTCTTGCTGCCCTGATCCCAAGCATGATGACCACTCAGATTGTCAGTGTAAACATTAGAATTGGTTAGCTAGAAAAAGTAAAAGCGGGAATATTTCCCGCTTTAATTATGTGAATGGTAAATATAGTAATTAGTAAAAAATACCAATGATCGCACAGTGAGCCACAAAACCTACCATCAGCGGCACGGCGGTTCGTTTTACCACATCAAATGGCTGCAGTTTTGCACCACTGGATACGGCAATGATTACCCCCGCGACTGGGGACATACCTCGGCCCATGTGTGAGGCTTGTTGCATTGGTAAAATCATTGCAATAGGGTTAACGCCCATACTATGTGCAATTTGTGGAATTAACTCAACGAACGCGAGGAATGGCGCATTACCTGAACCCATAATAATAGCAGCGGCAAGTGTGACGAGTGCGAACACAATCGCCATGGCAAATGGTGGCAAGCCGACGGATTCAGCACCTAAAATCAGTTGGTCAATTGCTCCACTGACTTTAATACCATGAGCGAACACTCCAGCGGCAACCAATAAGCCGACCACATTACTGAATGCATGACCCATACCATTTAGAAATGTTTGGAAGCCATTACAAACCGCTTTAAAATTACGTACGCGAAGTGTTTCAATCACCATGCAAATGGCCATCGCAATCAGCACGATAGTCACAACATCTAAGTGAATACCGGAAAAGAACAAATTGGACGTTCCTACTGCCATAATAATGGGGAGCATAGGAAGAAGTGCATAATATCCAGGAACTGACTTAGTAATTTCTTCTTTTTCATGTGACTGAACGGCTTTACCAATTTCAGGTACGAAACCTTGTTTTCGGTCACAGTGACGTTGCCAGAAAATATGGGTAATACCGACGACCAATACAGTGGCTAATGCCGCTGGCCCTTGATAGTAAAGCACATACTCAACGACAGACATATCGACCGCTTTCGCACCACGAATGGCATCAATCGCGGTTGGTGTGTAAGCCACCCCAAGAGAAGTTGCGATAACCCCAGCCGCAGAAGCAGGTGATAATCCCAAACCAATCATAATTGGGAACATGGTTCCCATTAATAATACGGCTAAGCCTGTTGCTGATGGGATAGCTAACTGCAAGATACTCGCCAGCAAGAAAGAGAAAAATAGCAGTACATAAGGGGAACGCATATTTTTCAGTGGCTTAGTTGCAACACGTACTACCGCTTCATTGGCACCGATATGGTCCATATAGTGCGCAAAGCCCATCAATGCCATGATCATTAAACCGAGATCCGCTGCGCGGCTACTGAATAAATCTCGCATGACTTCAAATGGGTCGAGCCAAGTGATACCAGTGGTGGCGACATTTTTAGGGAGGATTGGACCCCAGCCAAGGGCTAGGGTGAATATCATCAATACTAAGCCAGCGATTAATAGTACTGGCTCAGCTTTGTACCCCTTTAAAATAAATCGCGCAACCAAAACAACGATAATCAGAACCGTTAGAATTGGGATCATGCTTTAGCTCCTGGTTTGAAGCGTTCTGCGGTGATTTGTACCACTTGTTTTAATACATCGCTGGCGGCATGTAGGGATTTAACGGGTAAATATTCATAGATTGAATGGAAGTTATGTGCGCCTGTGAAGATATTAGGGCAAGGCAATCCATTTTGCGATAATGCAGCTCCATCATAACCCCCACGCATAGGAATGACTTTTGGTGTGATACCACAAGCTTGGTAGGCATCAACGGCAATATCAATAGGGTAACGGTTATCACCTTGTAGGCTATTGTAAACGTTAGAGTAGCGGTCTGATAGCTTACAAACAACACTTTCGCTTCCCCAAAGGCTTTCGCAGCTCTCTGCTAATTGTTTTAAGAAAGCCATACGTTTGCGATAGCCGTCTTCGGTAAAATCACGCACATCCATTTTTAAAACAGTACGGGCGCTGTTACCTGACATTTGTTTCACCCAATAATAGCCTTCGCGTCCATCGGTATACTCAGGAGCTTCACCACCCGGTAACATGGCAATAAATTTTTGTGCCATTAATAATGAGTTAACCAGTTTGCCTTTTGCGGACATTGGATGAGCCGATTTACCCGTAAAGATGATTTCGGCATCACCTGCGTTCCAGTTTTCATACACCAGTTCACCGATACCGCAGCAGTCCAAGGTATAGGCAAAATCAGCACCAAACTCTTTAACATCAAAGACTTTTGCGCCACGGAGGCCTTGCTCTTCATCTGGAACGAAACCAATTTTAATGGTGCCGTGCTTAATTTCTGGATTTTGCTTAAAGTATTGCAGCATATCCATGATAGAGGCAATTGCCGCTTTATCGTCAGCACCTAATAGGCTAGTTCCATCAGTGACAATTATGTCATCACCAATGTAATTCACTAATTCAGGGAACTCACTCTTACGTAGATAAATATTAAGCTCTTTATTCATGCATAAATCTTCACCGGTGTATGGCAAAATTTGTGCTTTAGTATCATTGGTTTGTTCTGCGCTAGTGTCTAAATGGCCGAAGAAAGCGACGGTTGGGACATCATAATCAAGATTGGAAGGCAAAGTTGCGGTGACAATAGCTGTGTCACGCAGCTTAATATCTTCAACGCCCAGAGCTTCTAATTCTTGGACCAGCTGTTTCGCAAGGACGCGTTGTCCTTCTGAGGAAGGCATAATTCCTGCCGCACCCTTTTCCCTATCAGTGGTGGTGTTAATTTTGGTATAAGAAATAAACCGCTCAACAATATTCATTCTTTTTATTCCCCAGCATCTTATAGAATGCGTTTTACATTAGTTATATCTGTGGCTGTAATTTCATTTCACAGTATTATTCTTGTATCACAATTAAAGATATTCTGAATATCAGACCTGTTGAATTTTTCTAAGAAATGCTAGTGAGAATATAAAATTGATAATTAATAGTGGCATTATTCGAATAATGAATTAAAATGGGCGACTTTACTCCTGCCTTATTTTTCGTCTTAAATAATATTGTTAAATTATTGATATTAAATCGTAAGAATATTCTTTCGTAATGTGTTTTTTATTTAACACCTTATTTTAAACTTATCCTATCTTAAATTTAATTAATATATATTGCTGTTAGATGTTCAAAAGATAATTTTTCCTAGAAATAAAAATTTTTAATTAGCAAAATTAATAGAAAATTAGATGGAATGAATGCTTAAAATCATATTTTGATATTTTATTTCTTTGCCTTTCATTTAGATAATTGAATCAATTTTATACTGACTGTTTTTTGCAGGATGGTGATAAAAATTTTCTTTTGTCTTGTTTCGTATTACCTCTACTTTTTTGCATTGAAAGCAAATGAAGATTTACTGGCAGGTATTTCTTCGTCATTTGATATGTAATTTTCAAGCAAAATTTTACTTCTGTGCTCAGCATCTCTGAATTATTTATTTTTATTAAAAATCAGCATGTTAATTTTGATTGTCATAAGTTTGCATCATATCTTTATTGTGGGGAAATTGACTTATTTTCTACGAATTGATTACTTTTTGTGATCTCCACTTGAATTTTGATATTTTCGATCACTTACTTTTTGATATTATGCAAAAGTATAAATAATATGTATTAATCAAAAACGAAAGAAAACGTAAACAAAAGAGGATGAAGCAATGACTGTTTCGCGCAGAACCTTTATAAAAGGATTAGCAGCCAGCGGTGCAGCAATGTCGGTTTCTAGTCCCATTTTAGCCAATGATGGAAAACCTTCAAATATTAAGCCTTACCGACCCGATAACGCCCCTAACTTATTGATAGTATTCCCTGATGAGATGCGTGCCCATGCATTACAATTTATGGGAGAAGACCCGTCAATTACCCCTAATTTAAATAAGTTTGCCAAACAAGCGAAAGTCATGACGCAGATGGCATCCAATTACCCATTATGTTCCCCATTCCGTGGCATGTTTATGACTGGGCAATATCCTGTTCGTAACGGTATTACAGGCAACGCACATGATTATGGTGGAAAGGTAGGGATTGATTTATCACCTTATGCCAATTGTTGGTCTGATGTTTTGAAATCATTGGATTACAGCACGGGATATATTGGTAAATGGCATTTAGATGCGCCATATGCACCTTTTATTGAAAGCTATAATAACCCAATGGAAGGTCGTTATTGGAATGAATGGGCTGCTCCAAACCGCCGCCATGGCTTTGATTTTTGGTACTCCTACGGCACATATGATCTGCATATGAAACCGATGTATTGGGCCAATAATACACCACGGGAAAAACCGATTTATGTAGACCAATGGGGACCAGAGCACGAAGCGGATATAGCCATAAAATTCTTACAAAATAAAAATGGGCAGTACCGTGATAATACCAAGCCATTTGCGCTGGTTGTTTCTATGAACCCTCCGCATTCACCGTATGACCAAGTTCCACAAAAGTATCTCGATGCCTATAAAGGAAAAACCTCGCAAGAGTTAAATACTCGGCCAAATGTTAAATGGGATGTGGAATACCAAGAAGGCTATGGACCTCAATATTTCAAAGAATATCTGGCGATGGTAAACGGCGTTGATGAACAATTTGGTCGCATCGTTGATGAGCTTGAAAAACAAGGGCTTGCGGATAATACATTGGTTGTTTTCTTCTCTGATCATGGTAGTTGTCTTGGCGCAAATGGCCAGCCGACAAAAAATAACCCTTATGATGAGTCGATGCGTGTTCCGATGATGTTTCGGTTACCGGGTAAAATTCAACCAGGGCAAGATGATGCATTAATGTCAGCGCCGGATATCTACCCAACGATTCTAGGTTTATTGGGGTTAGAGCAATGGATCCCTGGCTCAGTTGAAGGAAGTAATTTAGCTGAACGTGTAGTCACTGGTGAGGGGGAAGTCGCTAACTCTCAACTTTATTTATTTATTCCGTATGGTGAACCTTCGTTTGGTAAACGTGGCGTGAGAACGAAAACACATACATTGGTTATTGACCGTCAGGATGGGCAACCACTGAAATATACGCTTTATGATAATGTGAATGATCCTTATCAAATGAAAAATGTGGCAGATGAGAACAAACCCATTATTGATAAATTAATTAAAGAAGAGCTTATACCGTGGTTAGAAAAAACCGGTGATTCTTGGAGACCAACAGAGTTTATTACAGCAACAACAAATAAATTAAATAAAAAAGTTTCAGCTTGTGAAGTTAAATAAATCATTTTTTGCCACCTAATAAACTAGGTGGCATTAATTAAAAAAATGAAAATATTATTCTCTAATAAAACAGGGAATCACTATCCTCGTGCTTAAATAGTACACAGCTTTGGAATAAAGATAATGAAAAAATTAATTATTGCTAGTGCAGTATTATTTTCAATTTCATCACAATATGCTCTCGCAAATAACTATAAAACAACAATTGAATATCGTCATCAATATTTAGACGCATCAGGGAAAAGCGGAGATAGAATTAAAGCTTTTTTGGATACAGGGAAAAATATTGGATTTGAGTTAGATGCACGCTATGGAAATAAAGATGGTGCTTATGACGCAATGAAAATTGATGGTTCGGAATTTTCAGCTTTTTATTATACAAAATTGAATCCAAATTTAGTGGGGCTTGTCGGTGCTTCTCTTGATTTCGATAAATTAGGTTTAGTTTATGTTCCTTATGTCCGTTTAAATTATACATTCGATAATGGTATTCGTTTACAAGGCCGTTATAAATGGAAAGTGTGGGATTATGGTCAAGTAGGAGAGAATGGCAGTAATTATCACTCTAAAATCCAAGAGTTTGATAGCTGGATAGGTTACAAATGGGGTAACTTAGATTTACAGTATCAATTGGATTTAATGTGGGAAATGGCTGACAATGCTCAACCTCTTTATAATGATAAGAAATTCGATTATCAACACAACGTTCGCCTTCGTTATGATATTAAAGCAGATGATGGTGCGTTATGGCGCCCATTTGTTGAAGTGGGCAATGTGAAAGAAAATAGGTTTTCAAGTGACCGTCAAACACGATTCCGTGTGGGTATTCAATATACTTGGTAATATCATTTTCATATAAATATATATTTGCCCACGAGTGATCGTGGGTTTTTTATTGCCGGTTTGCAAAGAAGAGAAAAGAATAAATACTGAAAAACAAGAAAAATGGCCAATAAATTGGCCAAAAGAAAGTAATGAAATGACAACTTGAGCAATGGTAAATCGGGTTGTAATGAATCAAATTTTGAGTTTAATAACTTCACTTGCTGCTAATAAATAGGCTCCAGCTCCATAATCCATATTATGGTCATATTTGACATCTCGTGGGTTGAACGCCGGAAGCTGTACCCAACCTAGCATTCCATTGGGGTGAATACAGTTTTGTAGTGCACACCATGATTTTTCGAGCAGAGGCAGGTAGCGTGCTTCTTCCAGTAAACCTTGGTTTAAGCCCCACGCTAATCCATAGCAAAATAATGCAGTGGCACTACTTTCAGGGGCAGGGAAGCTTTGGGGATCAAGTAAACTAGTGCGCCAGAAACCATCTTCTTGTTGGTATTGAATGACAGTTTCCATTAGGTCGGTAAATAAATTTACATATTGCTGGCGGGCAGGAAACTCTTTAGGTAACGATTGTAAAATACGTGGGATAGATGCAATGACCCAACCAATACCTCGGCTCCAAAATACTTTTTCACCATTTTTTTCACGTAATTCACCACCCTTGCCATCAGGAATGTAGCGATAATCGCGATAAATTAAGCCAGTTTCAGGATCACGCAAATGTTCTATCGCATCCCAATAAGCGGTATGCATGTAGTCTAAGTAGCGATTGTCATTTGTTTTAGCTGATA includes these proteins:
- a CDS encoding oligogalacturonate-specific porin KdgM family protein is translated as MKKLIIASAVLFSISSQYALANNYKTTIEYRHQYLDASGKSGDRIKAFLDTGKNIGFELDARYGNKDGAYDAMKIDGSEFSAFYYTKLNPNLVGLVGASLDFDKLGLVYVPYVRLNYTFDNGIRLQGRYKWKVWDYGQVGENGSNYHSKIQEFDSWIGYKWGNLDLQYQLDLMWEMADNAQPLYNDKKFDYQHNVRLRYDIKADDGALWRPFVEVGNVKENRFSSDRQTRFRVGIQYTW
- a CDS encoding sulfatase-like hydrolase/transferase; this translates as MTVSRRTFIKGLAASGAAMSVSSPILANDGKPSNIKPYRPDNAPNLLIVFPDEMRAHALQFMGEDPSITPNLNKFAKQAKVMTQMASNYPLCSPFRGMFMTGQYPVRNGITGNAHDYGGKVGIDLSPYANCWSDVLKSLDYSTGYIGKWHLDAPYAPFIESYNNPMEGRYWNEWAAPNRRHGFDFWYSYGTYDLHMKPMYWANNTPREKPIYVDQWGPEHEADIAIKFLQNKNGQYRDNTKPFALVVSMNPPHSPYDQVPQKYLDAYKGKTSQELNTRPNVKWDVEYQEGYGPQYFKEYLAMVNGVDEQFGRIVDELEKQGLADNTLVVFFSDHGSCLGANGQPTKNNPYDESMRVPMMFRLPGKIQPGQDDALMSAPDIYPTILGLLGLEQWIPGSVEGSNLAERVVTGEGEVANSQLYLFIPYGEPSFGKRGVRTKTHTLVIDRQDGQPLKYTLYDNVNDPYQMKNVADENKPIIDKLIKEELIPWLEKTGDSWRPTEFITATTNKLNKKVSACEVK
- a CDS encoding glycoside hydrolase family 88/105 protein, translating into MEQSSLPKLLQRNTVLDDMKRVYRYQSKNQVRSVLRRSGKTRFIKDTDWERGVLWSCVAAAWQATQDNEYLAGVLDYTLHTGFRTGPNPRFADDHVCTQAYLAVSSQFDHPEILEPTINAFNLMLAEPKPGREDWWWCDALFMAPPAFAALSAKTNDNRYLDYMHTAYWDAIEHLRDPETGLIYRDYRYIPDGKGGELREKNGEKVFWSRGIGWVIASIPRILQSLPKEFPARQQYVNLFTDLMETVIQYQQEDGFWRTSLLDPQSFPAPESSATALFCYGLAWGLNQGLLEEARYLPLLEKSWCALQNCIHPNGMLGWVQLPAFNPRDVKYDHNMDYGAGAYLLAASEVIKLKI